In Candidatus Nealsonbacteria bacterium, the sequence CTTATCTTTTTTCATATAAACTCTTGAACATATTTAATCTTATTTTAAATAAATCTTTTCCCATTCTGAACATACTTTTTATTTTCACTTTGCTTTCTGGATCATTTATCCAGGTAACAGGAATTTCTTTTATTTTATATCCCATTTTTTTAGCGATGACCAATATCTCGGGGTCAAAAGCAAAACGGTCAATTATGCACTTAGGAAAAATATCTTCTGCAGCTTTTTTTGTAAATCCTTTAAATCCACACTGTGTATCCCAGATTCCCCAAAGACCACAAACAACCTGAACCATTAAATTAAAAACATCTCCTATTCTTCTTCTTAGCCAAGTTTGAGGAACAGAAAGCACAGCACCTTTTATGTCTCTGGAACCTATGACAACATCATATCCTTTCTTAAATTCTGGCCACATTTTTTCTACCTGGTCAATGGAGGTTGAATTATCAGCATCTGTAAAAACCCTGTATTTTCCCCTGGCTGTTAACATTCCCTGTCTTACAACATAACCCTTACCGTGATTTTCTTTGTTATCAACCAGTCTTAAATTCTCAATTTCATAAGATAGTTCTTTGACAACTTGAGCTGTGTTATCTTTTGAACCATCATTAACTAGCAAAATTTCCCAATTATAAGATTGGGTTCTCAAATACTTTGCAATCTCTCGTAAAGTTTTATGTAACCGCTTTTCCTCATTATAAGCAGGAATAATAACTGAAAGATGAATTTCTAGAAACATTTTTTCATTTTATCACAATTTCAAAATAAATAAAAAAGAGGCCTCAGCCTCAGAAAAGATTGAAAAGAACTTTTAGAAAAGACACTTCACTCGAGATATGTCTCATATTATGAATATAAAACCGCACTTACAAGCTTTAACAAAAGGAACTAAAGTCTTTTTTTCTTCACCAGATAAAAGTCTAAGAGCTACAATATGTATTTTTTTGCTTCTGTTCCTGCAAAAATTGTGATGAATCTCCATCCACGTCATCTCCCCCACTCTCTGTTTTTCTTCTGGTTTTAACTGTTGAAGAAAATTTTTAAAATATTTCTTCTTAGTCTCAGCAATTTCAGAATCTAAGTCTTTAAAAGAACTCTCGAACTTCTTCATTAGCTGATCTATTTCCAAATCTTTTTCCTCCATTACTTCTGTAATTTCTGGCATTTCATTCCACCAACTTTCATTATATCTTATTACTCAAATTTTGTTAATATCTGACAACCCTTTTTGGTTACAATTAATGTATGTTCAAAATGTGCTGATAAAGAACCGTCTTTTGTTTCAAGGCCGAATCCATCTTTTGATTTTTTAATCTCATATCCTCTCATTGTT encodes:
- a CDS encoding glycosyltransferase family 2 protein — encoded protein: MHLSVIIPAYNEEKRLHKTLREIAKYLRTQSYNWEILLVNDGSKDNTAQVVKELSYEIENLRLVDNKENHGKGYVVRQGMLTARGKYRVFTDADNSTSIDQVEKMWPEFKKGYDVVIGSRDIKGAVLSVPQTWLRRRIGDVFNLMVQVVCGLWGIWDTQCGFKGFTKKAAEDIFPKCIIDRFAFDPEILVIAKKMGYKIKEIPVTWINDPESKVKIKSMFRMGKDLFKIRLNMFKSLYEKR